Part of the Callospermophilus lateralis isolate mCalLat2 chromosome 8, mCalLat2.hap1, whole genome shotgun sequence genome, GGGACACACGAAAggtgtttccatggaacattctatcccaaacagagcaaagggttatattacaaaggaagaggtgagcatagctccacccatggggctgtagcaagacacacccatgcagaaGACACTGTCCctggaacccaagaagggtggggaaagctctgccacatttctgtgactgagcgcctcagcatccagccagggagtgtgactcagtcacatgcaaggttggtctcccatagcttagcactttgctttttgctgaggctggctttgaacttgcaattctcctgcctcagacttgggagctgttgggattataggcatgcaccactgagcctggccACAATTGagttttattcatccataaaaaagaaattatgtcatttgttggtaaatgaatAGTGAACACCATGGTAAGTGAAATACACCAGAAAAGCCATAAgttgcatgttttctctcataatatggaggctaaagagaaataaagaaaaggaataaaaaaagggATCTGAGACCACactttcatttatatatatttatataatcataatgcattaattaaaagatgaatgataacagaagggagatcagtaagtAGAGCAAGCAAGTCAGGGGAAGAAAGAAGGGGAGGGAAAGTGAATGTTCTGGGCAATGAGATTGGTCAAATTATCTTATGTATGTTTGAATATGCCATAATTAacctcactattatgtataattataatgcaccaattacaaAAAACCCTCAAACTAAAATTTCACCCTGGCCCCTTGGtctagggtgtagctcagtgatagggtgcttgattaaaaagtcaatttttgTCCCCCTCCTTTTAAAACATCAACTTCAGTGCTTATATTCAGGGTATATTACATGCCACTTCAAGGTGAGAGTAGAAATCTGTTGCTTTTTTATAATTCTCATTTTTACATATCCTAAGATCAGGCAGCAAACAGGGCAGGAACCTTCATTTCACTGAATAGGAAAGGGGGCAGTTCTGATAGGTGAAAATGAGCTCTGATCGTTCCTTCCAAAAATCTACCCTAGCTGCTGCTATTCAaagcttgtggcttttaagacacTCTGAATGCTGCATTCAAATATGAACGGTTTTGttttctcagaagaaaaaaagggTAAACATCTAAGGATAACTTATGCCTTATTGGTAAGTTAAGCACACTGAATCCAAATTGCTTGGCTCTAACGGAACTAGAGGTCAAAGCATTTACACAGGTTTTCTTCGTGGATGATCAAATTATAAAATTACGATAACAATACAGTTATTACAGGTTGGGTACCAGCCCGGCAGTCTGTcggtcattatgttaagtgattTATGTCTTTAATTCTCCAAATGACCTTAGgaggtcagattttttttttaatatttatttttttagttgtagttggacacaatatctttattttactttttcacttttatatggtgctgaggatccaaccccgcgcctcacacgtgctaggggaGCTcagcaccgctgagccacaaccccaacccctgagGTCAGCTTTTTTATTCCCATTTTCCAGACGAGAGAATTGAAATCCAGTTAATAGCCGAGCTGAGGATGGAATGGGAACGACTCCAAAGCTCTGCTCACCACGAAAGGCGAAGAAATTAGCGAAAGAATACACCGAAGTAGGAGAGCAGCAGGGAGGGGAGCACACGTAACAGCCACACACGCGCTCGCCCGGGAGTGCACTAACGCGGGGGGAGGCGGAGGCGGAGGTGGGATCGTGGATTTCCGGTCTGGCGCCGGAAGTGGCTCCTCAGCGCCGCCGCCAGCTTTCCGCGGAGAAAAGCGCACTGGAGTTTGTGCTGCTAGTGGTGCACGAGGTTCGTGCGTTGTGCTTTTAAACGCGTCTGTAAGTCGAGATGTCGCATCCGTCCCCAGAAGCTAAGCCTTCCAATCCCAGTAACCCCCGAGTCTTCTTTGACGTGGACATCGGAGAGGAGCGAGGTGAGTGAAGTTGTTGGCTGAGGGGCCCCAGGAGGAGGGGCTGGGGGCGCTTGGGGGACTCGCAGGGTGCCTTTCGGACCGGGGGCTGGTCGGTAACACTGAGGCATGGCCGCCTGGGTCCTATCTGGAGCAAGATCGGCATGCGGCGTGAGGTGGAACCAGGGCTTTTGTGCTAATGCTGTCGGTCATGAGGAAGTTTCTGGAAATTTCTAGTTCAGGAATTGTGGCGGTCTTAATATTTCACTTGCCTTCTACCTGTGCACCACCAGCTTGTCACAAAATAAGCTTATTTTATATTTGCCATGGGGCTCTTCAGAAGCCTCGTGTGTCTTCGGAGCTCCAGTCACTCAACACGTCTTTTGGCGCACAAAATGTGTGTgagggtgtgtgtatgtatatgtatgcacATATATGTGCACCTGCCATGTTACTTATAAATTAAAGCCACTTGTTTGCTTAGTGCTTTTTCTTTACTACTAATTTTAGAGGTCAGATAAGCAAACGTTTTTTTTGGCATTGGGGAATTGGGAGTAGCTCTGTTGCCTAGGATACCTACCTGCTTAAAAGTTCCTAAGGCCTTGTGAAGTTATATTTATAATTGAATTGGTCTTCTGTAACATGTTATAATTGCTGACCAGGCAGTGTGTTTGAATGCATGTATGGGACACACACATTTTACATGTACCTTCAGCTTGTTTTGGAACTAATTCCAAAACAGTTTTGGAATTTTCGCATTTTAAGGCGTTGTATAGAAGAGGAATTTTTCAGCTTTTATTTCAAAGACTGAACTAGGCAGTTTGCACAAAGTACAGAGAAGGGCTACAGATACATATAAAACTGGGCCAGCCTGACCACTGAaagggtattttattttattttttggtactggggattgaactcgagcactggaccattgagccacatcttcagccctatcttgtattttatttagagacagggcaccttgcttttgctgaggctgactttgaactgaacttaggatcctcctgcctcagcctcctgagatgctgggattacacgtgTGTGCCACGGTGCCCGGCTTCATTTTCTCTTAGTGGTTGGTTGGTGATTGGAAATTCTGAAtacagtttatttgggggctcatggtttcagagctctCAGTGCATAGACATCTGGCTCTAGTCCTTGGGGCTTTGAAGTGAGGTTGAACATCATGgcaaagagtgtggtggagggaagcagctcacatgatgatcagaagcaaagagagactccattcaccagatataaaatatgtaccccaaagggatgctcccagtgacctacctcttccagccacaccctacctgctttgggttaactgagtgataacttaGGCGTtaaccctatcaggggattaattcagtgattgggttaaggcttttaTAACCTctttcatttcacctctaagccttcttgaatcgtctcacacatgaacttctgTGGAACACCTCAcgttccaaaccataacaccaaggGAAATTAAATTTGTATATTGAGATTTCTGCATTCCCATGTACTGCAGCATTATTTGCAATAGCAGAAATAATAGCATCAACCCTGTAATGTCAGTGGATGATTAGATAAaatgtgtacatacacacacacacacatacaccaaggAGTATACTATtcaaccctaaaaaaaaaaaggaaatagtgTCATTTGCGATAAGGAAGAACATTGAGGACATTATGTTTAAAGGAAATAAGCCAAATACAGgaagacaaataccacatgatcTCACCTGAATGCGTCATCTaaaaaagttgaactcatagaagTAAAGAGTAGAATGGTAGGTACCAGGGGCTAGGGAGAGGTTGCTCAAATGATATTCAGTTTGAGGAGCTATATGttcatgatatttttttttttttaatatttttgttttaattgtacaTGGACACGGtgcctttactttatttttttgtggtgctgaggatcgaacccagtgcctcacttgtgctaggcaagtattctaccactgagctatgactcCAGCCTCTAAGTTCATGATCTTTTGTACAACATTGTGATTATAGTTAATAACAATGTATTGTGTTCTtgaaattaccaaaaaaaaaaaaagaccaagagAATTTAGTAATTCAAGAGTGATTTGTTACCATAGTTGTACCAATTATCCTTTTGTCATTTGGTGGTTTATTTTTGCATACTGacacaatttcattttcttttcttttagttgGTCGAATCGTCTTAGAATTGTTTGCAGATATTGTACCCAAAACTGCAGAAAATTTTCGTGCATTGTGCACAGGAGAAAAAGGCATTGGACCCACGACTGGGAAACCTCTCTATTTCAAAGGATGTCCTTTTCATCGAAGTATGTATACATTTTCTGAATCTACCTTCAAACAGACAAATTCTGTTCTTCAGGAGTTAGGGAAGAAAACATTGAGATGGGAATAAAGGTTAAAAAGTACTGGTGTAGTTAGTTCCTAAGAGGATGCTTTGTCGTGAGAAGTAATAGCTCAATTTCATAAAGACTAGACTGTGAGGTGGAATTAATTATGGGCGAGTACTAGGGTTTATCTATAGGGAAATGGACTACACCTGTTTTTACAAGTTTTTCTTCACTCCTAAACCATTTGATTGAGAAAGAAAGAGCACAGCTATGATAAAGTGAGCTGGCCTTAGGTAGTTGACTGCCTGGTGACAGAAAAGTTATTTTTACTTCTTGGGCAGGATTGCTTGAGAAGGCTACAGATTGTAGATTCAGTGTCTTGGACACACGGTGATTAAAGTATATCATTTTGTACTTTgtaatcattattttatttagtgTTTACTTAACAGTTCCCCTAATAGACTGAAGGTTCTATAAGTTTAACTATATGTTCTTATCACTTTGTCTTTAGCACCTTGTATAATTATTGAGTAATCACTCAGTAAATGTTTATTTATGAATAAcatgaatacatttttttttgtttgtttttgcagtgcctCACTGCAAGCACTCGAGCTATACCCTCAGTCTTGtggttatgtttttaaaaaataatttattaagaaaaattaGGATCAATTATTAAATGTTTCAAGCATTTATTTGCTTCTGTGTTTCATAAGACATCAATGTGCTAACAAAATATATGTAGAAAATAGTTAACATAGCAGGCCCAAGGCTGCTATCCTTATAAAGGTCTGCTTCCAAGAGTAGCACTTAGCTGGAGTTTGGGAGCTTGGCACTTAAACCATTCCTTAAATCATAAGGGTGATTTACTGTCTCTAGACTGTTTATACAAATATAACTTATGTTGAATatctgctttctttttctttttgggagTCTGGAATTTTGGAATATGCTAGGCAGAGTACCTATGTGATAAGGCCTCCATAAATACCTGGGATGCTGAGTCTCTAATTGGCTTTCTTGGGCACAACTGTTGTACATGTTTCTACATCTTCATTGCTGGGAGAAATGTGTTCCATGATACTTCATGGGAGGGAGGCAGCATAATGAAGCCTGCACATGGATTTCTTCAGATCCTGCCTATGCCTTTTTCCAGCTGTGTATCCTTATGATTATAATACAATCAAATGTTGAGACCATGAGTCCTAGGAATCTCTGAACATAGGAGTGATTTTGGTAGCTCTTGATATAAAGGGATAATTTTACTGAAGTATTTTATTAGGGTGTAAAAAATACTAGGACTAATTGgtcttcattcagcaaacattattgAATAGCTACATACATAGTTACAAGGAAGAAAAAGAGTTGCTGTACTTAAAGAActcattggtggaagaaatagatcATTATGTAAGATGAAGTTAGAGTCaagatatgttggagaaaacttaAGATATCCAGATTTTGGGTTTCATTGACAGTTTTACTTGTAGGTGATCAGGTGGTAAAATGTAGGTTGGACTCAGATTGCAAAAAGTATAGAGTTGTTAAGATAGGTTCGAAGAAAACCAGAgattaaatgttctctctgatatgtggatgctgattcacaaAAGGGAGTGGAAAGGAGTGGAGGGGATTGGAATGgggggaaggaggagaagggagtgggaatgggaatgggaaagacagtagaatgatttggacataactttcctatgttcatgtatagatacatgaccagtataactccacatgtacaaccacaagaacgggaaattgtactccatgtatgtatgatatgtaaagtacattctactgtcatgtgtaactaaaaaagaTAGGTGGAGAAAGACAAATGGGAGGATGTTGTAACTAAAGTGCTTTAGGAAGTTGTCTTTATTATTACCTATTCGTTAGTTAATATGGCTGAGCTATCCATGTGTCAGTCACTAATAGCCATTCTCCTTTTTTTGTAGTTATTAAGAAATTTATGATTCAGGGTGGAGACTTCTCAAATCAGAATGGGACAGGTGGAGAAAGTATTTATGgtgaaaaatttgaagatgaaAATTTCTACTATAAGGTAAAGTGGAGGAGAAAGTGTATATTTTTGCTAACAGAAAGGTTACACATGTGAAATATATTTgttggatatttttaaaataccaaaaaaagacCTTAAGTGTGCCTAGATTATGCTTTACTTATAAAAGGAATCATATTTGtaaatgtgctttttttttttttttttttgtggtgcttggACTTTTAAATCTAGGGtcttacacatactaggcaagcccttaccactgagctacatctccagcccagcaTCCATCTTAATATGGAAGGTCTTCATCTagtaataatttttatttgtcaaaaaTACTCTATTATTTCTTTGTGGTAGAGTTTTTACATGCTTTGTGTAAGCCAATGAGTTCTCTTAAGATATGTGATAAGGCCCCACTAAATACCTGGGATGCTGAGTCTCTAATTGGCTTGATAAAATGAGCCTATATGGCAAATTGATTCCAGGAAAAATGTTTTCGTTGTAAAGATGATAATTTGTGCATCTTTATTCTTGAATTTGAAGAGCAACAAAAATCATCGCTAATATCCATGATGTCAGGGGATTTGCAAACTAGTGGATGTGGTTAATGTCCAAGCTTCTAAAGGACATTAGTGGTACCTGTGCCTTCTTCATTGGCTCAAGATCTAATCGGGGTATATTGCATCATTCAAGTTTTAAGAATGAACATGTAAGTACAAAAGTAAAGTGATGTCTTTGGAAATGAGGAATATGAGCAAGGTAATGAGGAAAGTTTGAAAAGCAAATGTCATCATTCTTTTAAATAGTACTTATTGACTGTAGTTGTATGCTCAATTCTATTACTGGAACCagaaagattataaaaatgaaaGGCCTTGATGACAAGGAATTTATAATTTTACCTTGGAGACAAGATTTAAAAATATGGGACAACTAGAGAATAATAAGATACAAATAAATTCTAAATTGAGTGAATATACTAAACTTGTATATAAATTTGATCCAGGTTGAGGATCCCTTGTATGAAATGCTGAGAaacagaagtgtttcagattttggagttccttggattttggaatatttgcatctgCTTTCCCAGTTAAGcatccctaatccccaaatctgaAATCTGAATTTGTGAATGCTACTGCACAAAAATTCAGATTTTGGAGTCTTTTAGATTTTGTATTTTCACGTTAGGGATTCACAACTCAGTAATATAAACTTTAAGTGTGCTCTGGGGCAAGGATGTGATTTAAATGGCCCAAGTTATTAAAAGAGACATTGAGGAGGAATGGGTAAGCCTGGCCTTGCAAGGTGACTGAAATTTTTTtaggcaagaaataaaataagtaaaattgaaGGATTATGGATGAGGACAAAGACAGTGGAAAACTGAGAAAAGTAGTTAAAATTATAGCTAATGTTTTGGGGAAAGCACCAAAAGAAGCTAATGGAAGAATGTAAACCAAGATAATGTAATGATTTCAtgcatgccaaaaaaaaaaaaaaaaaaggaagcttcTGGAAAGGAGACCTGCTTCTTGTCTAAATTGGTAGCCTTGAAAGCTGAATTATTTAGATTGGAGAGATAAAAGGCATTTTAGGTAAAAAAAACTTAGAGTTAGATATATCACCAATGAGGAGGTATTTACAAAGctgaagaaataaaatagaaaaacgaAGTTTTCATGACAGAACTATTGAACAAGGTAGAATTTTGATTTCAAGATGTAGGTAGCAGTTTCCTTTGTACACTCCCTGAAGAGTTAATTTACCTGATATAAAAGCCacaaggtttagattcttttgtgATTAGGAAAGTACCTTAACTGAAAGTACCTAAAACTAGTCAAATTCAATATCCCATTACTGTTCCCAGTTGGTGGATGTGTAAAGGAAGAATAATAATGTAGGCCTATTACTGAATGTGGGAAGACCCTTCAGGTCTTCAAGAGCATCCATCATAAAAgggtagaaatatattattagaTTATTTTAAAGATGAAGTGTAATCATCTTCTTAAAGTGACCAATTTAGAAATTAACCCCCATTTCAGTTATCTTACTTGATTTCATTAGCTTTTCCTAAAGTTTAAGAAGTGATCAAATACCGCCTATTTTGTTCATCGAAGGTTTCAGTTTATACAAAGTAAAGGTAATAGAACATTTCTTAAATAAAAGTATAGTCTGGGTATGTAACTCAGTGTTAAaatacttgcctagtatgctagaggccctggattcagtcctagtaccacaaaacaaaaaaagtaaaaacagaaaaattagtGTGATTTAATGGTAGAGTGGCTCATGTTACCAACTATCCTGACTTTATGTGAGTGATCAGTAAAAGAACAGTTTAGATTAATAactttcattttctttgaaattttttttttttttcctacagcaTGATCGGGAGGGTTTATTGAGCATGGCAAACGCAGGCCTCAATACAAATGGTTCTCAGTTCTTTATCACGACAGTTCCGACTCCTCATTTGGATGGGAAGCATGTGGTGTTTGGCCAAGTAATTAAAGGCATAGGTGTGGCAAGGATGCTGGAAAATGTAGAAGTGAAAGGTGAAAAACCTGTCAAAGTAAGTAAAAAGTTAATAGTGAAATATACATATTGTCATAGTTTCTATCTTAAAATATTCTAGTGATTATTAgctggaaaaattggaaaatgttagGATGATTTTGATTTAGGAGCCTGCATCTATCACTTTTTGTACCTATTGTCTAAAGAAAgcttttaaattcttattttaaatttaatgtatttttgctAGATTACTTAAAAGTCTCCCTATATCAGCAAAAGTTTTGATCCAGACTGTGTAATAATGCACAGTAGAAAAAGGATAGCaaacctagatttttttttttttaaatatttatttattttttagttttcggcggacacaacatcattgtttgtatgtggtgctgaggatggaacccaggccgcacgcatgccaggcgagcgcgctaccgtttgagccacatccccagccctagattcTTAGTCTAGAGATTTGGCCTTGATCATTTTACTGAATTTTTTTGGCCTGTTTTCCTCATCCATTGTTCCTAAAGTGTTTAGACTGTATGATTTCTGAAGATACTTGTGTTCTAGATGTCTGTGAATCAGAATGACCATAGTATTGTGCATCTTAAGTTGTAAGTGGGCATTGGAAACTTAGTTACTTGTAGGAGGCAAGCTTTGGAATTCAGAGTATGAAGGGAATTATAGTAAATTAAAAGTTCATACCTCACCAAAAGATAATTAACATGGAGAATGGTAAAATTAATAATTTACTATGTGTACACTGAGCTTCTGAATACTTAAGTAGATAGTGATATTGTTATATTAGttggaataaataagtaaaaagggtATTATTGTAATTATAATAAAAGTTTTCTGAAGTCTATGACTTCAGTAGTGTTGTTATTTACAACTATATAGCTTTTAAagaagactttttaaaataatatttcattaataTGGTAGTATATTTCTACAATTCCATTATTATTTTTACAGTTGTGCGTTATTGCAGAATGTGGAGAACTCAAAGAAGGGGATGATTGGGGAATATTACCAAAAGATGGCTCTGGCGATAGTCATCCAGATTTCCCAGAGGATGCAGATATAGACTTAAAAGATGTAAGTACTTTCAGATTAGTACTTTAACAAATGAAAATTTTTAGTGCAAAAAGTTTGGGATTTTGTATCACTCTGTATAATGATAAAACCTATCATATTACTTGTTAACTTCCAATGTGTTTGTATTCCTTTGTACAGGTAGATAAAATTTTACTAATAACAGAAGACTTAAAAAATATTGGAAATACTTTTTTCAAATCCCAGAACTGGGAGATGGCCATGAAAAAATATGCAAAGGTTTTAAGgtaattaaacattttaaataaattactgTTAAGATCTTGTAAATTGAATTATAAATTGAAATTCCAAATTCCTCATTGTATTTTGGCAAATTCCCTCTGGAATAAACAGCTGTGTTTGAAATAGTTGCATTTCTTTTGTTGCTGCagcttattttgaaaattttcaaaatacagaAGAGTTGAGGTATAGATAATATTGTATGTTTGCTATTATATAACATCGTGAAGGTGTAAATCAGTTTGACCAGAGTTTGTTCACTTTGTACCagtggaatggatgtgtctgttcCAGGAGACCCTTTTCCACATGAGGTGATACTGAGATTATATGGAAACCCAGAACCCAACAACCTTTCACACAGTAGTTTTAGTGTCATTAAAGATCCTTACCCTTACTTATTACACTAATTGTTGGAGAACTGTGATATTCTACAGTTGTTAGCTGGCATTCTGTGTAAGAAACCCCTGCCCTCCATTTGGTAATGTTGTAGACCTGTGGTtttttcattttggtttattaATGTAGCAATACTGTGATTCTTTTTGGTACTCAAAGAGTTTAATATTGTTTAGTGGAAGCCCATTTCATTTTGacttgctggttttttttttcagtgatggAGATTAAAGTCAGAATCTCAtaaatgctaggcaagagctctaccactgagttatatcaccAGCCTCATTTTGACAATCTGTGATCACTTGCTTGCTTTCTGACACAAGATTTGTTTCAGAGTCATCTTATAATCACCTGGCTTTTGTATCTGGTATCAGCACTTTCTCTAAGGAGCTCTGAttaatttcaaagaaagaaaagtttagcAGCTCAATTCTAGGGGCTTGGTATGCTCAGTTTCTTGGTCTTTTTCAGTGAACAATTAAAAATGAACACTACATGGTTGTTCTTCACCTTTTGCCAGTCAGTACCCTTCTGGTACCTTCCTGTTTCCAAATAGAATTACATTGGAAAGTACCTAATGGGACCTGAGTTTTAACTTAGAGGTGTGTTACTACTACTGCACAATTgatttgggaatttttttttttttttaaactgggggtTGAACACAagggtgctataccactgagctacattcccagcttttttattttttattttcaaacaagcattgctaagttgcttagggctttgataagttgctgagccttATCTTGCACTtggtatccttctgcctcagcctcctgagttgctggaattaacaggtgtgtgccaccacacctggctcctggGAATTGTTTGTTCCCTTTGAACACTTTGGGAAAAAATGTTTTAGGAAATAAAAATACCTCATAaagaaaatgaccttcaaaagaaaaataatgggtATGGgagtagagctcagtggtagactgtgtGTTTATTAGGGtgctcgaggccctgggttcagtctctggcccgcaacaaaaaataaaaataaaaaaatgtttaataagaagattgtgaagattggatattAAATTagtatctgctttttttttttaatgtttactttttagttttagatggacacatatctttatttttatgtggtgctgaggattgaacctggtgcctcatgcatggtaggcgagcgctctaactctgagccacaaccccagccctagtatCTGCTTTTTATATCAGAAATGATGTAACATTTTTTGGTATTTTTGAAGTAGTAAGTCTTGTTTGTGTGGAATTACATAttgcttttattaatttttttttccagatatgtgGATAGTTCAAAGGCTGTTATTGAGAAAGCAGATGGATCTAGGCTGCAATCTATAGCCTTAAGCTGTGTGCTGAATATTGGTGCTTGTAAACTGAAGATGTCAAATTGGCAGGGAGCAGTTGACAGTTGTTTAGAGGTAACTCTGTGTAATATTGAACTTTTTGAAGGAGAGGGATTTTGGCTTACCAACTTGAACAAAACCACTTTTTACATATCTGAATATGTCTTACTGCATATTGTCTCTAAATATTTTGGACCTTCAGAAC contains:
- the Ppid gene encoding peptidyl-prolyl cis-trans isomerase D codes for the protein MSHPSPEAKPSNPSNPRVFFDVDIGEERVGRIVLELFADIVPKTAENFRALCTGEKGIGPTTGKPLYFKGCPFHRIIKKFMIQGGDFSNQNGTGGESIYGEKFEDENFYYKHDREGLLSMANAGLNTNGSQFFITTVPTPHLDGKHVVFGQVIKGIGVARMLENVEVKGEKPVKLCVIAECGELKEGDDWGILPKDGSGDSHPDFPEDADIDLKDVDKILLITEDLKNIGNTFFKSQNWEMAMKKYAKVLRYVDSSKAVIEKADGSRLQSIALSCVLNIGACKLKMSNWQGAVDSCLEALEMDPSNTKALYRRAQGWQGLKEYDQALADLKKAQEIAPEDKAIQAELLKVKQKIKAEKDKEKAVYAKMFA